The sequence TCGATGCAGCCGATGGTTGCCAGAACGACAAGCGTCAGTATGGTCAGGTACGTTGGGGTCAGGCTGGCCCGAAAGCGAGTGAGCAACCGGGGCAGACCCACCCATTCGCCGCGTTGCGCGAGCCGGGTCGCCAGCAACAGCAACCCCGCGCCCACCACCGACCACAGCACCGCCAGCCCGTTGCGAACAGCGGATAGACCTCGGTAGCCCGTCAATTCGGAATACTGGTCTGAGCCGGGCAGGTAGCTATACAGCCATTGCCCGTTGGGCCACACCGTTGCCGCCGTTGAGCTGTTGAGGTAGGCCAGACTGCCTAAACCGATGAGCAGCACCAGATGACCCGCAAACCGGTTGGGTACGATGCTTTGCACCAGCACCGCCAATGCAATAAGCTGGGCGTAGCGAAGTAGCCCATCGGCCAGCAAATCCGTGGCATACAATCGCCAGTCGATGGGCGTTTGCCCGTTGGACCATTGGAGGTAAACGCCCGTCAGAAAAATCAGGACCGTCAGGGCCGTTGCCAGTACAAACAGCGCTCCGGCTTTGCCCAGCAGCCGTATCCAGTTGGGCTGGGGCGTGGCGTCGGTGAGCAGCCAGAGGTTGGTGGTCCGTTCCCGATGCAGTAGTTCGCCCGTAAAAACGACGAGAAACAGGCTGATATACAGGTGCATGGGTATGCGAACGAACGTCATGCGCGAGGTGAACGGAAGTAACCGTTGGCCGCTGGCCAGCGCATCGGTGGGGACATCGCCCAGCCCATTGGCGTAGCCCAGAATGCCCAGCACGAGCAACAGCAAGGCCACCAGCAAGGCCGGTTGGCGGACCAGCCAGCGTACATCGGTCCAGGCCAGCCGCACCACGATGCGCCACGAAACCAGCAGGCCCGCCACTTCGGGTTTGACGATGGGTAGTGGAGCCGAAGCAAGGAACGAGGTGTCGGCAACGACGCCCTGATCAGCCTGTTTGTTCGTGTTGTTCCAGCTTTTCATCAGCTGCATCCAGCGGCGCGATAAGTTGGGAAACACAGGCCCCTGATCGAGCCAGTAGGGGAAGGAGAGCCGGGCGTCGGCGCGGGTCAGCAGCCAGCCGCTAAGGCCCAGCCAGAGCAGGCGGTTGATGAACAGCAACGCCGGCCAGCCGGGCAGGGTGGTGTTCTTGTCACTGATTGGGAGGTTCTCTACCGCCTGCCGGATCGCCAGCATCCCGAACGGGTCAAGCACCTGCATCCAGTCGAGGTCGACAACGGCCGAATAGCCCAACTGCAACAGCGTCGATCCCAGCGTGAGGGCAAGCAGGGTGAGGTAAGCGCCGGCAATGTGCCGCAACAACGCAGTCAGGGCAAACGAAAGGCAGGTAATGATCAACACGTTGGGCAGTAGTAGCCAGCCGAAGCCGTCGAGCAGAGCCAGTAGCGGGAAGTCCGTCCAGGTGGTGTTCGCCGCACCCACCGGCGTGTTGATCCAAATCGGCAGGGTTAGCACACCGAGCGTGTAGCTAAGCCCCAGCAATACCCCCACGGCCAACGTACCCAGAAAGTGCCCCAGGAAGTAGGTTCGGGCCTGAAGGGGTAAGGCATACAGGTACGTACCTACGCGATGCTCGCGGTCGCGGAGCAGGGTTTGCCCCGTCAGCAAGGCCACCGAAGTAATCAGCAGCGGCCCCAGGTTGGTAAAGGCTCCGTAGAACAAGACTGGCGCGTTGGTCAACAGGCGTACGTCGGCCAGTTGGTGGAAGGTGAGCAGCGCCGTCAGCGCCCCCTGCGCCAGCATCAGCGCGAGCAAGGCCCAAAACAGGGGTTGACGGAACTGGTAGCGAAGCGCAAAACGGACGGGAATAAGCCAATCGTACATGACATAATTGCCGGTTAGAGCCGTTATCGCCAACTAGGTACGTGCCCAGTTGGCGATAACGGATTCATTGATCGCAAAATAGTCACTGGATAAGTTCGATCGGTTTACCTTTTCTTCGTTGAGAGTGGTAATCGACCAGCCGTCACGTAGTGATGGAAAAGGCTACAGGCGGGCGTACTGGCGGATGTATTGCTGATCGACAACGGGCTGTATGTGGCGGGTGGCTACTTTTTTGCCGGTTCGGGCCGCCTCGTAAATCGCTTCGATCAGCTGCACGTCGCGCAGGCCCAGTTCGCCGGGTAGGGTCGTGGGCGTGCCATTCAGTACGCACTGCGCAAAGGCATCCATCTGTCGGGCTTGCTGGTTCACATTGTCCAGCTTCATGTTGCCCCGGCTCGTTTTGCCCCGAATGCCCCCGTAGCCGTAGGCCGGTTCCAGTTCAAACCAGCCCTTGGCCGCTTCGGCGCGAAGTTTATTGTAGGTATCGTTGTAGCTGGTGCGGCAGTCGGCCACTGTGCCATCGGCAAACTGAAGCTGAAACGTCATGCCTTCTTCCACCTCCGTGAACTTCTCCCGGTCGGTGATGGGGTGAAACCGGGCCGTCACCGACACGGGTAACTGCCCTTTCGTATAGAGGGACCCTTGTAGGCAATAAATGCCCACATCGGGCAGCGGGCCGCCACCCGCCAGGGCCTTATTGAGCCGCCAGGGCGTGTCGTAGCCTTCTTTCTGACCGTTTTCAGCGACGAGGTGGCGAACCGGCCCAAAAAGCTGCCGTTGGCCCAACTCCATCATGTTCTGGTTGTGCGGCTCAACGTGCAGCCGGTAGCCCACCGACAGTTGCTTGCCCGCAGCTTTGCAGGCGGCAATCATGCGCCGGGCGTCGGCGGTGGTGGTAGCCATCGGTTTCTCGCAGATCACGTGCTTCCCCGCTTTTGCCGCCCGCACCACAAAGTCGGCGTGTAGGGCATTGGGTAGCACCACATACACAATGTCGATGGCGGGGTTAGTCGCGATCTGGTCGAACGTCTGGTAGGTATAGATGTTTTTGTCCGGGATGTTGTAGGTCTGCTTCCAGGTTTTAGCCTTGTTGGGCGTGCCCGTCACGATGCCCGTGAGGCGGCAGTACTGGGTTTCCTGGAGGGCGGGTCCCAGCTGGCCTTCGCTGTATTTGCCTAGCCCAACCAGCGCAATCCCTAGCTTTTTTATCGTCTGCCCCGCTGCTGTCTGCGTAGTCGAATCGGTAGATTCGCCGTTGCTGTCAGCGCTGCTACCGGCGCAGTTATAGAGACTCAACGAAGGCAACGTGAGGGCAGTGAGGCCCATTCGCTGCAAAAACGCCCGACGGGCCTGCGGGCTTTCGAACAGAGGCTTGGCTTGTTGCATAAAAAGAGGCGTTTGCGCCGCATCCGGCTTTCCTCTCTTTACGCATAACCTAGCCGACCGGTCTTGATTTTCTATCCAGCGGCGGGGGAACTGAACCACCCTTACAAATAATCCATCGGGTGGTCGGCGATGCGGGTGTTGTCGAAGAAGGTATTGAGTTGCTGGAAGTCGGCCTCGGTGAGTTCGAAGTCGAACACGTCGAAATTCGCCCGGATCCGGTCTTTGTGAACCGACTTCGGGATGGTCACCACGCCGTGTTGCACCGACCAGCGCACCAGGATCTGGTAGGTACTCTTTCCGTAGCGTTCGGCGATAGCGACCAGCCGCGGGTCGTGCTGCTTCTGCCCCCGCACCAGCGGCGCGTAGCCTTCCAACTGAATGCCCTTCGCCCGGCAGTAGTCGAGCACCTCAGGTACGTAGCAGTAGGGGCTGAACTCGATCTGGTTGACGGCGGGCGTCACGGTAGCGGTCTCGAAGAGTTCGTCGAGGTGGGGCGGGTAATAGTTGGAGACCCCGATGGCCCGGGTACGTCCCTCGGCGTAGAGCCGTTCGAGTGCCCGCCAGGTATCGCGCCGGTGTTCGCGGATGGGCCAGTGAATCAGGTACAGGTCGACCACGTCGAGACCCAGCTTGGTCAGGCTCTCGTCGAACGCGCGCAACGTGCTGTCGAAGCCATGATCGGCGTTCCAGACTTTGGTGGTGATGAAAACCTCGTTTCTGGGTACGTTGCTGGCCGCGAGCGCGGCGGCTACGTCGCGTTCGTTACCGTAGATCGCCGCCGTGTCGATGAGGCGACAGCCCAGCGCAAGGGCATCTTCCACGGCTTGCTGGACGTCGTTACGCTGCTTCGGCGCATACACACCCAGGCCCAGCAACGGCATCGTAACGCCGTTATTTAAGGTAACGGAAGGAATGGTCATGGTAGGGGAGGTGGATAAATAATGAATAATGTACGATGTACAATGCACAATGAGGCCGGGCGGCGGACTGCTAACGTAAACTCATTGTGCATCGTACATTATTCATTTAAATTCATTTAAAAGGCATCGTTTAGGGCGAAGATGGGGGCGTTGGTTTTCCACTTGCCGCGGGTGAAATCGGGGACCTCGACGAGCTGCCCGCCTTTGGCGATGCTCTTTTCCGATAAGGGGCTGATGGCGCTCCAGACGGCCGCGTCGTAGACGTCGATGGGGGGCTGGGTTTTGTATTTCACCGCTTCGATAAACGCCCGCATCACGAAGAAGTCGATCCCGCCGTGGCCCGCTTTGTCGGCATTGGCGGCGTGTTTCTTCCAGAGCGGATGATCAAATTCGGCTTCGTAGGCCGCAAACGGTTCCCAGCTATGGGCTTTGGGCTTGTCGCCTTTGGCCGTGCGGTTCTGAAAAAACACACTGTCGTTATCGTCCATCCAGATGCCTTCGGTGCCCTGCGCCCGGAAACCCAGCGAGTAGGGGCGGGGCGAATTGGTGTCGTGGATAATCACGATGGTTTCGCCGTTGGCGCACTGGAGCATGGTCGTGACCACATCGCCCAGCTTGAAGTTGACGTTGGCATTCGGGTGATTGGCCCCGCCATTGTCGACGACGTATTTGTGCAGGCCCCGGCTCTTGGTAGCGGTGCTGCTCAGGGCCGTGAAGCGGTTGCCCCGGTTGATGTTGAGCCAGTGCGCCACCGGCCCCAGCCCGTGGGTGGGGTAGATATCGCCGTTGCGGTCGACGGAGTGCTGCGTGCGCCAGCGGGCCTCCGCGTAGCCCTTCGCGCCAAACTCGACACCCCCGCCGGCATAGTGTTTGCCGTCGTTGAACTTCACCGCCCGCAGGTCGTGCTGGTAGCCGCAGTGGGCATACGTCATTTCGCCAAACAGCCCCTGTCGGATCATGTTCAGCACCATTAGCACATCGCGCCGATAGCAGACATTCTCCAGAATCATGCAGGGCGACCCCGTTTTCTCAAACGTATTCACCAAATCCCACGACTCGTTGAGCGTGACCGTCGCCGAGACTTCCACGCCAGCGTATTTGCCGGCTTTCATGGTTTCGACGGCCATTGGCGTGTGCCACTCCCAGGGCGTAGCGATCACCACCCCATCGATATCGTCGCGTTTGAGCAGCTCTTTGAAGGCTTCATCCCGGCGAGCGCCCCCACCGTTGCCGTACACGACCGGGCGGGGTTTGCCGAGCTTATCGAACAGGGCAAGGGTTTGCTGTATGGCCTCGTCGCTGGTATCGCAGATGGCGGGAATCTGCACGTCGGGGCGGTAGAGCGCCTGCTGGATGTGGTCGCGGCCGCGGAAGCCCGTACCGATGAAACCGAGCCGAACGGGCTTGTCGTCGGCCATAAGTGAACCGGGCCTTGCGTTAGTCAGCAGGCTGGGTACCCCGCCAAAACCAGACAGGCTACTGGGGACGAGGGCGGCCGCAAAAGCGGCATCACGCAGGAAAACACGGCGCGTAGAACGGTTCGGCATGGGGAGGGTAGTGAGTCGTTACCTAGAGGTAAACATACGACGAAGCGCCGAGGTTTTAATGAACGATTTGAGCGGAGGGTCCGTTACGTTACTGCCCAGATAGAACCCGTATTTTGTTTAATCTTTGTGAGTAAAAGTTGAACAAGATCAGCGCGCGGCGGGTTATCTATCTGACCATTGCACGCCTGTGAGCGACGAATTTTGGCCGGTGACGATCAGTACGAAGTGACCCCGCTCTAAGGTCTGCCTGTGTTGAAGACATACTTTCTTACGACAGGTTGAACCGATTTTGATTAGAAACCTACCATGATGGATCCCAACGGAGCCGAGGCTCCACGGGTAGCTGTGTTCCGGAAGGAGCATTTCAACGCCGCCCATCGCCTGAACAATCCAAATTGGTCAGACGAGAAAAATACCCGTGTCTACGGCAAGTGCAACAACCCCAATTACCACGGCCATAACTACGAACTGACCGTGCAGGTGGTTGGCCCGATTGACCCGGAAACGGGCTATGTGATCGACATGAAAGTGCTGGGTGACCTGATAAAGACGCAGGTAACCGACCGCTTCGATCACAAAAACCTGAACCTCGACACCGACGAGTTTCGCGACCTTAATCCGTCGGCCGAAAACATCGCCATTGTCATTTACACGATTCTAAGAAAACACATTGAGCCGTCGCTCGATCTGAAAATTCGTCTGCATGAAACCGAACGGAACTTCGTTGAATACCCCGTCTAATGGTGCCGCTTCCAACGGCATCCACCTTAACGGCCACAAAAACGGCCATGCTACCCACGGTTTGTCGGACGAACTGGTTGACGAAATGGGGGATAATCACGCCCTGGCCAATCTGGAAACGCCTTTACGCCCAGACGCTTTCGATCTGGACGACGACCTGAAAATCGATCTGATTGAAGCCCATTTTCGCGAAATCATGACCATTCTGGGCCTCGACCTGACGGACGACAGCCTGAAAGGAACGCCGCGCCGGGTGGCTAAAATGTACGTCAACGAGACGTTCAAGGGCCTCAACCCCGCCAACAAACCCAGCACGACGCTCTTCGACAATAAGTACCAGTATAACCAGATGCTGGTGGAGCGCGACATTACGGTGCAGTCGTATTGCGAGCACCATTTCGTGCCCATTATTGGAAAAGCACACGTGGCGTATATCAGTAGCGGTAAGGTAATCGGCCTGTCGAAACTGAACCGGATTGTGCAGTATTACGCCAAACGCCCGCAGGTGCAGGAACGCCTGACAATGCAGATTGCCGACGAACTGAAGCGGGCGCTGCAAACCGACGACGTGGCCGTCATTATCGACGCGGCCCACCTGTGTGTATCGACCCGCGGGGTCAATGACACGGCTTCGTCGACGCTGACGGCTGCCTACAGTGGCAAGTTCGAGGACGAAGCCACGAAACAGGAGTTTTTGAAATACGTAGGCATGGCCAAGCCAACAATGTAAGGGCGTTTAGGGTTTGAGGGATAAGGTGTAAGGCCGCTCCGCAGGTCGGAAGTACCACGGTAAGCCTTACCAATCAAACCTCACACGCACTTTATGCAAGGCAAACATATTCTCATCATTGGAGCCAGTTCGGGCATTGGGCACGCACTGGCTCTTTTGTTGCAACAGCAGGGCGCGACCCTTTACACGGCGGGTCGGCGGCAACCCGAAGGCATCACGTCCACGCACATGACGTGGGATGTAACGACGCAACCCGCCGCTGAGGCGCTAACCCAACTGCCCGAAGTCCTGCACGGGCTGGTGTATGCACCGGGTACCATTAACCTGAAACCATTTCAGCGCCTCCAACCTGCCGATTACCAGCACGATCTGCAGGTAAACGTGCTGGGAGCTGTCTCGGCCATCCACGCTACGCTGGGCAGTCTGAAAAAATCGAAATCGGCAAGTATTGTGCTGTTTAGTACGGTAGCCGCCAAGCTGGGCATGGGCCTGCACTCGTCGGTATCGGTGGCCAAGTCGGCCGTTGAAGGGCTGACAAAGTCGCTGGCGGCTGAGTTTGCGCCCTCCAACGTGCGGGTCAATGCACTGGCCCCATCGCTGACCGACACGCCACTGGCCGAAACGCAGGGCCTGCTGGGTACGTCGGAAAAGCGCGAGGCGGCCAATAAACGCCACCCGCTCAACCGCGTGGGTACTCCCGAGGACATTGCCCAACTGGCGGCGTATCTGCTCGGCGATCAGGCCAGTTGGATCACGGGCCAGATCATCGGTGTCGATGGGGGCATGGGGAGTCTGAAATAATGCATTGCCTACAGGGCAGTACAGAAAAGCGGGCTCGGCAGGTTTTCCTGTCGAGCCCGCTTTTTAATGTACGTGGTGTCAGAGATCCGGTCTGACACCACGTGAATAGAAGCTGTCGTTAACTACCGTTCAGCTGGGCTTATTGCCGAATCAGCTTCACCGTTTTAGCCTGCGAGGGCGTACTCACGTGTAGCAGCAACAGGCCAGCAGGCTGGTTACCCAGCTTCAGTGTTTGGCGTTCGGTTGCCGTGGCTTTCTCCACCTGATGCTCTGTGATGGTCCGGCCGTTTACGTCGGTCAGCACGAAACGGAGGGGTTGCCCTTGTGCGCCCAGTACGTCGACTTGCACATCGTTAGTCAGCACGGGGTTACCCAACACCGATACCTGTAGGTCGGTGCCCGGCTCGTCGGCCCCGATGCGTCCGTTGGCGGTACCCGGCTCCTGCCCGTATACCAGCGACCCGTTCAGGTAGGCCGTGATCTTGGGGTTGGCTACAGCCGAACCCGCCGGGAGGTACGAGTAGTCGTTGGCTTCGTTGAAATTCGACCAGTCGTTCTTGTTGATGCGCTGCTGAATCTCGCCCGTTGAACTCAGTGGATACAACGTACCCAGCGTGGGCGAGAAGCTCAGCTCCAGGTACGTATCGGCACCCGTGCGATTCACTTTTACAAACCGGCCCGTCACCTTGCTGTTGCCCAGTTCGGCGTAATCGACCGTGTAGACCAGCGGCTGGTTGCCTTCCGCCGTAAACCAGTAACGCACCGTCAACTGGCTGTAGTCGACCGGCAGGTTGCCCTCGTTGGCTACGTTCAGATACGGTTTGATCTGGTTGCCCGTGGTGTTGCGGTTCTTGTTTTCGGCGTACACCGTCAACGTCCGCGTGGGCGTCACCAGCGCCGGTTCAACCCCGCTTACCAGCACGCCATTCCGATACACCGTGATCTTGGGATTGATGGCGTAGTTGGTGTTGCTGCTATACGAGTGGTCGTCGGCTTCGTTAAAATCCGTCCAGTTTTGCTTGGCCACCCGGCTCTGAATTTCGCCAGACGTGCCGTTCGGCGCGAGGCTACCAGCCGAGGCATCGAAGCTGTATTCTACGTACCCGAGTGCACCCTGGCGAGGCTGCGGCAGCGCTACGTATTTCAGCTTCACCTTGTTGGTGCCCAGTTGCGCCCAGTCGATGTACAGGTTGGTCATGGGCGCGAAATCCTCCACGGTCAGCCAGTAACGCACCGTCAGCTCACCATACGGAATCGCGGCCGTACCCCCATTGTTCAGCTTCAGATACGGCCGGATGGTGTTGACCTTCTTGGTATTGTTGTTGCCATTTTTGTGCAATATCGTCAGGGTCAGGCCCTGCACCGTAACGGTTGCCGAAACAGGCGCACTTACGCAGCCCGCCGCCGACTGGCATACGGCCGTGTACACGAACGTACCCGGTACGTTGGTCGAAACCAGAATGGTGTTGGATGTACCTGCGCTGTTGTTCGGACCCGTCCAGCTCAACGTACCTGAGCAGCCACCGCCCACGAGCGTTACGTCGCCCGAGGCCTGCGCGACCGTCACCGCCGACTGACCGCCCTGCGTGAGCAGCGTTGGCGTGGCGGGTGTGGGAAGTTCCGTTACGGTAGCCGTTGCGGTAGCCGTGCACTGGTTGGCGTCCGTTACCCGTACCGTGTACGTACCGGCACCCACGGCGATCGCTGCCGTCGTCGCGTTTGTCGACCAGGCATAAGCTGTGCCGCCCTGCGCCGTCAGCGTTGTGGTTTGCCCCGTACAAACCGTCAACGTACCTGCGACAGAGGCCGTTGCCCGGTTAACCGTTACCGTTGCCGTGCCCGTCAGGTTGGTCGACGCCAGCCCGTTGGCGTCCGTTGCCGATACCAGGCTGTAGGTCGTCGTCTGGCTGGGAGCCACCACGATGGGGCTGCCCGTGGTGTAGCCGGTGAGTGTGCTGCTCGACTGCCCGTCGGTATACACAACCGTGTAGGGGCCCGTGCCGCCGCTAGTGGCAATGCTCAGCGTAGTCGTCGTTCCGGCGCAAATGGCCGCGCTGCCCGTCAGGGTAGCAACTACCGGCTCGATGACCGTCACGCTCACCGTCGTTGAGGTAACCTGCTTAGTCGGAGCCGTGGCGTCACCCGCCGTAATCGTGAACGTTTGAACCCCCGCTGGCAGGCTCGATACCGTAGCGGTATTGCCGCTTGGCGTGATTGTGCCCGGCCCGCTGAACGTGTAGCTGTAAGGCGTAGTACCGCCCGACACCGTGGCCGACAGGGTGGTGGTGCCCGTTGTCAGCAGTTGGGTTGGCGTGGCTGTGGCCGACAGTACGAGCGGGGTTACCGGTGGTGCGAAGGTGAAGCGGGCTACGCTCGGGTCGTGGTCGCTGTCCGGGTCGGTAAATTCGGCGTTGATGTGCACCACGTCATACTGGTCCAGCTTGCCGAGCAGGCTGTTGCTGACCAGAATGTGGTCGATCGTCTGCGAGTTGCCTTCGAAGTTATACGTGTACCGCTCGTTGGCCGGCAGGGTTTCGATCAGGGCGTTCAGCGGCGCTCCTTTCAGGATGTTGACCGGGGCCGAAAACTCAAAATCATTGAGGTCACCCAGCGCAATGACGTTGGCGTTGGGGTCGACGGCCAGGATGCTCTGCACGAAATTCCGCACCACCGTGGCCTGCTCGCGGCGCTGTGCCTCGCTAAAGAGCGTGGCGGGCTGATTCACACCGAACAGAATGTCATCGGGGATTTTCGAGCTGAAGTGGTTACCGATGATGAAGACCGGCTGTCCGTTGAACAGAAATTCACCCGCCAGCGGTTTGCGGCTGTTGCTTGCCGGGCCCGACCCGTCGTTGTTGGCAAAGGCCGGGTTGGTCGGGTCGACGCGGCCGGGGTTAAACGACAACTGTGGCACCCCGTTGACGTTGTTGACGGTCGTAGCGGCGGTTGAGGTGCCACCCGGCCGGTCGACGAACGACACCCGGTTGGGGTTGAACAGGAAGCCCACCCGAATGTTGCCCCCCGCCTGACCACCATCCTGGTCATCGACCGGGTTGATCTGACGATACTGGTACGTGGGCCCACCGGCTGCCGTGATCGCGTTGATGAGCAGGCCGAACGTGACGTTAGCGTCGACAACGGCGTCGTTGGTCGCGCCGTTATTGTCCTGAATTTCTTCCAGCAGCAGAATATCGGGGGCCTTCAGGTTCTCCACGATCCGGCTCGCGAGGTTGTTGAACTTGCTGCTGGGATCGCCCGGCGCCAGGTTCTCCACGTTGAACGTCGAAACGGTCAGTTTGTTGGCCGTGGGGGCCAGCGTCGTGCTTTCTTTGGTTAGTCCGTTTGAAATAACCGTGGGGGCTGAGGTAACCAGTACTTCGTAGTTATCGGCTACCCAGTTCACAATTCCGACTACGGTGCTCAGCTGAGCGCCCACGTTGACGGTTGGTGTGAGGTAGCCACCGCTGGGCGGGTTCAGCATCGTATCGTCGAGTTGAATGCGTTCCGGGTTGAAGTCGTTGGCGCTGACGATGACGCCGCCGCGCGACGATTTAATGGTGGCGTTCGCGCCGTTGTCGGCCACGACCCAGATTTCACCGGCCCCGGCCCCAGACCGCACCGTTGGGCTCACCGCCAGCGGGTTGTTGATCTGCACCAGCATTCCTTCCACGCTTTCGTAAAAGTCGATGCCATCCGTCGCCGGGTCAAACGCCAGTCCACCCGTTTCGACGTTGCCCGTCTGATCTTCTATAATCGTGTTCGGGATGGTGCGGCCCCCGTTGCCCAGTACGGTAGGCGCCGGCAGCGCGTTGCCCGTCGACACCGTCACGAGGGTGGGCGTCTGAATCTGCGTGATGGTCAGGTTGTTGGAACCCGCGCTACCCCCCGACCGGAATTCGGCCACGGTGCCACTTACCAGCAGCGACGTACCCACGGCTACGGTCGGGGCAGTGCTGGTAAAGACAAAAATGCCCTCCGAGGTACGTTCGTCCGCGTCGGGATTGGGATCTTGCAGGTAAAACCCGTTCGACCGCAGGCCCGTCACGATGCCGGGTACGTTGTTGACCACCTGACCCAGCAGGGGCGAGATGTGGGCCGCGCCCTGAATATCGTGAATCCGCTGGCTGGGCGTAATCTCATCATCGGCGATGAGGGCCGTGGCCGACGCCGAACTGATGGTATAGGCGGCGTTGGTCGCGATGGTCAGGATGATGGTTTCGTTGGCATCGATCACCGCGTCGTCTACGGG comes from Fibrella aestuarina BUZ 2 and encodes:
- a CDS encoding cellulose binding domain-containing protein, whose product is MTSYLQRAFFAWLGMLMLCALPSAVWAQAPTDLFFSEYIEGSSNNKALELYNGTGAPIDLAAGQYVVQMYFNGGVTASTNVSLTGTIAPGSTFVLAASAANATILAKANQTSGASFYNGDDAIVLRKGGTSGTIVDAIGQVGFDPGTEWGTGLTSTADNTIRRKAAFCSGDVNISDAFDPSQQWEGFAIDTFDGLGSHTTDCGGTTPTLPSVSITATDANGAEAGTDPITFTLARTGSTDAALTVNYTVGGTATNGTDYTPALSGVATIPAGQSSIVLTLTPVDDAVIDANETIILTIATNAAYTISSASATALIADDEITPSQRIHDIQGAAHISPLLGQVVNNVPGIVTGLRSNGFYLQDPNPDADERTSEGIFVFTSTAPTVAVGTSLLVSGTVAEFRSGGSAGSNNLTITQIQTPTLVTVSTGNALPAPTVLGNGGRTIPNTIIEDQTGNVETGGLAFDPATDGIDFYESVEGMLVQINNPLAVSPTVRSGAGAGEIWVVADNGANATIKSSRGGVIVSANDFNPERIQLDDTMLNPPSGGYLTPTVNVGAQLSTVVGIVNWVADNYEVLVTSAPTVISNGLTKESTTLAPTANKLTVSTFNVENLAPGDPSSKFNNLASRIVENLKAPDILLLEEIQDNNGATNDAVVDANVTFGLLINAITAAGGPTYQYRQINPVDDQDGGQAGGNIRVGFLFNPNRVSFVDRPGGTSTAATTVNNVNGVPQLSFNPGRVDPTNPAFANNDGSGPASNSRKPLAGEFLFNGQPVFIIGNHFSSKIPDDILFGVNQPATLFSEAQRREQATVVRNFVQSILAVDPNANVIALGDLNDFEFSAPVNILKGAPLNALIETLPANERYTYNFEGNSQTIDHILVSNSLLGKLDQYDVVHINAEFTDPDSDHDPSVARFTFAPPVTPLVLSATATPTQLLTTGTTTLSATVSGGTTPYSYTFSGPGTITPSGNTATVSSLPAGVQTFTITAGDATAPTKQVTSTTVSVTVIEPVVATLTGSAAICAGTTTTLSIATSGGTGPYTVVYTDGQSSSTLTGYTTGSPIVVAPSQTTTYSLVSATDANGLASTNLTGTATVTVNRATASVAGTLTVCTGQTTTLTAQGGTAYAWSTNATTAAIAVGAGTYTVRVTDANQCTATATATVTELPTPATPTLLTQGGQSAVTVAQASGDVTLVGGGCSGTLSWTGPNNSAGTSNTILVSTNVPGTFVYTAVCQSAAGCVSAPVSATVTVQGLTLTILHKNGNNNTKKVNTIRPYLKLNNGGTAAIPYGELTVRYWLTVEDFAPMTNLYIDWAQLGTNKVKLKYVALPQPRQGALGYVEYSFDASAGSLAPNGTSGEIQSRVAKQNWTDFNEADDHSYSSNTNYAINPKITVYRNGVLVSGVEPALVTPTRTLTVYAENKNRNTTGNQIKPYLNVANEGNLPVDYSQLTVRYWFTAEGNQPLVYTVDYAELGNSKVTGRFVKVNRTGADTYLELSFSPTLGTLYPLSSTGEIQQRINKNDWSNFNEANDYSYLPAGSAVANPKITAYLNGSLVYGQEPGTANGRIGADEPGTDLQVSVLGNPVLTNDVQVDVLGAQGQPLRFVLTDVNGRTITEHQVEKATATERQTLKLGNQPAGLLLLHVSTPSQAKTVKLIRQ